The sequence CACTCTTGCAGGAAGGTTTCCATAACCTTCACAGTTTTGTCACACTTGTTAGCTCGTACTCTAAAAACTTTAGCACAGTTTTATATTAACGGTGTGTTCTTGAGAAAGCTTTACATTATTTGGAAAATCTAGAATCTTTATGGGCTGTGCTTTATCCTTCCTTCAATTTGTTAGATCGATCCATCAGTACATATGGAGATATCTTTTTTCTAGAATAACCTTCATGCAGTCTTGTCACACTTGTGTTAGCTCGTAGTTGAAAAATGTAACTCAGTTTTAGATAAACTTTTGCGCTTGGGAGAGCTTTACACTATTTGGAAAATCCAGAATCTTCATGGGCTGTGccttttccttcctttaattTGTTGGATTGATCCGTTGGTACATACAGACATCTCTTTTTCTTGGATGTGTGGTAGATATCGAAATGATGGATTCCATCTGAAGACGTGCTTATTGCTTATGCTAACTTGTTAATGCTTTTATCCCCTGTTTCAGCATTCTGATTATCGCGTTTGTGGGAACTGGGTTGGCCTTTGGTTGTTTCACAGCGGCAGCCATGTTGGCACGGCGTAGAGAGTACCTTTACCTTGGTGCCTTGCTTTCATCAGGCCTATCGATGCTTTTGTGGTTGCACTTTGCCTCCTCTATCTTTGGGGGTTCCGCAGCCGTCTTTAAGTTTGAGGTGAGGCACCATCAGCCCATGCTTTTTATATGGCCATTTTGTTCTCTGTATTCAGTGACCCCATAGTTTGCTGCTAAGATGGTTTCTTTTTGCAGCTTTACTTTGGACTGTTGATATTTGTTGGCTACATAGTAGTGGACACACAGGACATCATCGAGAAAGCACACCTTGGTGATCTTGACTATGTGAAACATGCCTTGACGCTCTTCACAGATTTTGTTGCTGTATTTGTCCGAATTCTGATAATCATGGTGAATGAGCTAAAATATCTAGAGTGCTCTTAGTAGTGTTTTCTTTTGCAGTGTTGAACGAGTTCTTGTCTTTGCTATATAGTAACAGGTTCATTAATTGGTATTGCAGTTAAAGAACTCGATGGAGAAGgatgagaagatgaagaagaagaagaggaaggacTGAATACTTCTTTGTCTTGGTTTTGGCCTGTAAATTGTTAAATCGAGTGTCTGTACATGTAACATGaatgtttgatgttttggatttgcACTTGATAGTAGCCCCTAAACCTTGGAAGATAAACCCTCCAAATGATGATTTTGAACATCAATTGTGATTGTAACCAACTTAGAGACATCTGAATGGGAGGCAATTTGTTCTTGGCTCTTTGATTTTGAGATTTGGTTTACTGCACACTTTGCTGGATTAACTTTTTTAGTCATTGGAACTTGGAAGGTGTGACGATACCTAGACTTGTTCAGTCTATTGGATGGAGTACCGTACAGTATTAT is a genomic window of Tripterygium wilfordii isolate XIE 37 chromosome 16, ASM1340144v1, whole genome shotgun sequence containing:
- the LOC119980836 gene encoding bax inhibitor 1-like, whose translation is MDTFSAFFDSRSASSGGWTYDTLKNFRQISPLVQTHLKQVYLSLCCALVASAVGAYLHLLWNIGGLLTTFACFGSIVWLLSTPPYEERKRVALLMAAALFEGASIGPLVDLAIEIDPSILIIAFVGTGLAFGCFTAAAMLARRREYLYLGALLSSGLSMLLWLHFASSIFGGSAAVFKFELYFGLLIFVGYIVVDTQDIIEKAHLGDLDYVKHALTLFTDFVAVFVRILIIMLKNSMEKDEKMKKKKRKD